CGGGCCCGTCTGCTCGCCCTGCTCCCCTTCACCCAGGATTGACGGAGGAGGGCCCCATGAAAGTCATCCTGAAAGAAAACCTCGACAACCTCGGACAGCGGGGCGCCGTCGTCAACGTGAAGGACGGGTACGCCCGCAACTACCTCCTCCCCAAAGGTCTGGCCATGCGGTACACCCCGGGAGCCGTCAAGGTCCTGGAGCAGGAGCGCCGCATGTATGAGACGCGCCAGCTCAAGGAGAAGGAGGAGGCGGTGGCCCTGGCGGAGAAGATGCAGGCCGTGGAACTCACCGTGCTCAAGCGCGCGGGCGACCAGGACGTGCTCTACGGGTCGGTGACACCCACCGACGTGGCGGACCTCCTCCGCGAGAAGGGGTTCACCGTGGACAAGCGGAAAATCCTTCTCCACGAGCCCATCAAGAAGCTGGGCGAGTACGAGATCCCCGTGCGACTCCACCACGAGGTGGCCCCAAAGGTCCGCCTCCACGTGATCAAAGAAGAGTAGGATGCGCCCCAGCTTCCCGCGCTGGAAGGCCTACGCCTGCGCCCTTCCGACCCTGCTCATCCCGGGCCTTTCGCACCTTTGCCTGGGCCGGAAGGGGCGGGCCGCGGCCTTCTTCGCGATCGTGGGGGCGACCTACGCCATCGGGCTGCACCTCAGCGGCGCCCTCTTCCCCTTCGACGCCCCCAACTGGCTGTATCGGCTGGGAGGCGTGGCCCAGGCCGGCCTGGGTCTCCTGTACTTCGGCGGCCGGCTGGCAGGTTGGGGGGCCCTGCGGCCCGAGGCCGTCACCGACGTGATGTTCGGATACGGCAGCACCTTCCTCGTGGCGGCGGGTCTGATGAACATGCTCCTCATCATGGACGCCTTCGACATCGCCGTGGGGAGGAAGGAGTGATGCTGAGGGACCATTTCTTCTCCCTGCTCGCCTTCTCGGCGCTCACGGCCCTCTTTTTCGCCACGCTCAACCACAGGGACCGTCGGGGCTTTCTGCTCTCGGTGGCCAAGACTCTCGCCTGGATGGTCCTGGGTTCGCTGGCCTTCGCCTACCTCATGTTCTGGACGGGGCCGTGACTTTCCGGCACTTCGCCAAGTTCTGGCTGCCCCCCCTCCTCTACGTCCTCCTGATCACGCTCCTCTCGCACATGACCCACCCGCCCCTTCCCGCCGGTCTGGAGACCAACTTCCTCCACGTTCCCGAGTACGCCGTGCTCGGGTTCCTGCTGGCCCGGGCCCTGCAAGGTGGTGGGGACGGGAGGGCGGCCCCGGGCGTCTTGGCAGGGGCCCTGGTCCTCGCCCTCCTTCTCGGCGGCCTCGACGAGTTCCACCAGGCCTTCGTGCCCGGCCGCATGCCCGATCCGATGGACTGGGTCCGCGATGGGGCGGGAGCCGTCCTCGGCGTCTCGTCGTGGGGTCTCTGGACATGGATCCGGCGCTGATCGCCGCGACGGCGGCGGCGGGGCTCCTTGTGGGATTCGCGGCGGGCGCCCTCGCGTTCCGCCATAGGCGCCCACGGCAGACCGCCTCTCCCGCGCTCCCACCCGACGGCGCCCTCGTGGATGGACACCGACCGCCGGACTGGGGGGCGCTCTCGTGCCAGTTCCTGGGCCTCTTGCGGCAGGCCACGGGGTCCGATGGGGCCGTGTGTCTGGTGCCCGAACGGGAAGGCTGGAGGGTCTCGGCGACGAACCCGGGGCTGAAGGCGTCGGCGGGCGTGGCGAGGAGGGAAGGACTGGCCGTTCTCGCTCTGGACGGAGAGAAGGAGGTCACGGCCGATTCGGTCCATCCCCAGGTGGTCGGTTACCTTCCCGGCCGCGCCGACCCCTTGTCCTGGGCGCTGGCTCCCGTGATCCACCGGGGGAAGGCCAGGGCCCTTCTCGCCCTCCACCGGGCGGCCGGGCAATCCTACCTGCCCGAAGAGATGGCGATCCTCGTCCGCGCGGCACGGATTTACGACGCCTGGGAGGGCTTCGCGGCCCACTTTCACGCCCTGTCCTCGAGGAGCGACGAGGGTGAGCGCCTGGCGCGGGGCCTCGAGCAGATCGTTCGACAGAAAGAGCCCGACGCCATGGCCGGGTGTGTCCTCGACCACCTCTTCGACCTGCTCCCCGCCCTCTACGCCTTCACCGTCATCCGAAGCCCCCGCTTTCAGTACGCCTACATCGAGACCAAGAAGTTCCAGGTCCCGGAGACCTTCCGGTACATGGACCGCCAGACGTGGGCCTACTGGGTCCTCATGAAAGGCGGGGAACCGCTGTACCTGGAGGGGGCCGCGAGCCGCGACACGGCCATGCCCGTCCTNNNNNNNNNNNNNNNNNNNNNNNNNNNNNNNNNNNNNNNNNNNNNNNNNNNNNNNNNNNNNNNNNNNNNNNNNNNNNNNNNNNNNNNNNNNNNNNNNNNNAGTTCCAGGTCCCGGAGACCTTCCGGTACATGGACCGCCAGACGTGGGCCTACTGGGTCCTCATGAAAGGCGGGGAACCGCTGTACCTGGAGGGGGCCGCGAGCCGCGACACGGCCATGCCCGTCCTTTTCCGCGGAGAACCTTTCCCCCCGGGCGCGGTGGCCTATCTCCACCCCCTCTCCTCCGGCGACGAGCAGTTCGGAATCATCGGCGTCGTCGGGCGGGAGACGGCGCCCTTTCCGGAGGTGGGGAGGCGGGCCGCCGGACGCTTCATCGAGCAGGTGGCGGCCCTTCTCCACCTGGCCCTCCTCCAGAAGCACCACGAGAGGTTCGCCACCCTGGACGGCCTCACCGGTCTGTACAACCGCCGCCACTTTGACGCCGAACTCCCCAAGGAGCTGAGCCGGTCCCAAAGAGAGGGCAAACCCCTTTCCCTGCTCATGGTGGACCTCGACCACTTCAAAAAGATCAACGATACGTACGGCCACCCCGCCGGGGACCTCGTGCTCAAGGAGACCGCCCACCGCATGCTGGCGGAGTTGAGGGACATCGACCTCCTGTGCCGGTACGGGGGTGAGGAGTTTGCGGCCATCCTGCCGGGCTGTCCGCCGGGAGAGGCCGTGGCGGTGGCCGAGCGCATCCGCCGCTCGGTGGAGAGCCTGCCCTGGGGAGGCGCCTCGGTCCTTCCAGCCCCCGTCACGGTCAGCGTGGGCGTGGCGTCGTTTCCACGGCCCTTCGGCTCCCTCCTGACCCTCCTGAAGGGCGCCGACGAGGCCCTCTACCAGGCGAAAGACCGCGGCAGAAACCGGGTGGCCTCCTCCGGAGGGTGACCGTTTCCCACCCCTTCGGTCTTGTGCCCCACTGCGCTGGCCGCGGCCGAAATCGCCTTGACCCGATACCGGTTTCCCCTTTAGAATGAAGCCTTAATGGGGGTTTAGATGCGGGTCCTTCTCGTGGGAGGCGGAGGCAGGGAGCACGCGATGGCCTGGGCCCTGTCCCGGTCGCCTCGCGTGGAGCATCTGGTCTGGGCGCCGGGGAACGGCGGGGCGGAAGGAAAGATCCCCACGGCCGGCGTGTCCGCGGAGGACGTGGCGGGCCTCGTGACCCTCGCCGCGAAGGAACGCGTGGACCTCGTGGCGGTGGGCCCCGAGGTCCCCCTGGCCTTGGGTCTCGCCGACGCACTCGCACGGGAGGGGATCGCCTGCTTCGGGCCCTCCGCCGAGGCGGCGCGCCTGGAGTCCTCCAAGGTGTTCGCGAAGGAATTTTGCGTCCG
The genomic region above belongs to Acidobacteriota bacterium and contains:
- a CDS encoding DUF6677 family protein — translated: MRPSFPRWKAYACALPTLLIPGLSHLCLGRKGRAAAFFAIVGATYAIGLHLSGALFPFDAPNWLYRLGGVAQAGLGLLYFGGRLAGWGALRPEAVTDVMFGYGSTFLVAAGLMNMLLIMDAFDIAVGRKE
- a CDS encoding GAF domain-containing protein gives rise to the protein MDPALIAATAAAGLLVGFAAGALAFRHRRPRQTASPALPPDGALVDGHRPPDWGALSCQFLGLLRQATGSDGAVCLVPEREGWRVSATNPGLKASAGVARREGLAVLALDGEKEVTADSVHPQVVGYLPGRADPLSWALAPVIHRGKARALLALHRAAGQSYLPEEMAILVRAARIYDAWEGFAAHFHALSSRSDEGERLARGLEQIVRQKEPDAMAGCVLDHLFDLLPALYAFTVIRSPRFQYAYIETKKFQVPETFRYMDRQTWAYWVLMKGGEPLYLEGAASRDTAMPVL
- a CDS encoding GGDEF domain-containing protein gives rise to the protein FQVPETFRYMDRQTWAYWVLMKGGEPLYLEGAASRDTAMPVLFRGEPFPPGAVAYLHPLSSGDEQFGIIGVVGRETAPFPEVGRRAAGRFIEQVAALLHLALLQKHHERFATLDGLTGLYNRRHFDAELPKELSRSQREGKPLSLLMVDLDHFKKINDTYGHPAGDLVLKETAHRMLAELRDIDLLCRYGGEEFAAILPGCPPGEAVAVAERIRRSVESLPWGGASVLPAPVTVSVGVASFPRPFGSLLTLLKGADEALYQAKDRGRNRVASSGG
- a CDS encoding VanZ family protein, which translates into the protein MTFRHFAKFWLPPLLYVLLITLLSHMTHPPLPAGLETNFLHVPEYAVLGFLLARALQGGGDGRAAPGVLAGALVLALLLGGLDEFHQAFVPGRMPDPMDWVRDGAGAVLGVSSWGLWTWIRR
- the rplI gene encoding 50S ribosomal protein L9 translates to MKVILKENLDNLGQRGAVVNVKDGYARNYLLPKGLAMRYTPGAVKVLEQERRMYETRQLKEKEEAVALAEKMQAVELTVLKRAGDQDVLYGSVTPTDVADLLREKGFTVDKRKILLHEPIKKLGEYEIPVRLHHEVAPKVRLHVIKEE